From the genome of Nicotiana tabacum cultivar K326 chromosome 17, ASM71507v2, whole genome shotgun sequence:
GGCAACCTCTGTGTTTTGGGCACTACTGGAACCAGCTGCCTCCTGGGTCTGACTAAGCTAACCTTCGAGAATGACATTCTGAGCCTTCAGCTTCCTTATTTCTTCAGTGACACTATTTTGAGCGTTAATCAGCTGAGAAATGATCGAATTGCTGCCAACCCCTCTACTCCTATCAATGCACTCACACTCTTCAAGGGTGATTTTGGAGAAATATTGCTTGTGAGTTCCTACTTTAGCCCGTCCCAAAGGAACCTTGAAGAATTCAAACACTTTAGTGACGAGAAACCCGTAAGGCAACCCATGATTACGTTCCTTGAACTCTGCTACTTTATTCATGTGCTCTATCATAAGACCAGACAGGTTTATAGTGGTGTATCCATCCAGTGCTTCCATGAGAACCAAGTCTGCTCGTGATGTAATGGAGCGTCTTTCAGCACGTGGGAGCAGAACTTTGTTCACCATTTCGAATAGCAGTTGGTACACTGAAGGAGGGCCTTCTTGTGTACCTGTTTCCCTTGTTACACTACCTTATCCTTCACAATGGAGTTTTTGATATTTGTAGAGCAGACCCCCTCAATGGAGAACATCCCATTAGTGGGCACGCCCAAATGGTTCCCAGTACAGTAGTGTCCATCACAAAAGCAACACCGTTCATTGTGAACATATGTGTCTACTGTTGGAATTCACAGATCTCTACCAATTGGTGCATTCCTGACATATCTAGAATATCAGAGGCAAATGTACAGCCCCACAACACTTTTTGGATTCTCAATTTTTCCCTTCCAGTATCCTGGGTTGCACCAACCTTGGCCTTCTTGGAGGAACCGGGTTCTTCACTAGCACCAGCCTTCCTTTTTACTGATTGTCTtaaactttttcttttctcaGCAGATTTCTCAGACACCATTTTCTCAGACACTTGTTCAACCAAATCTTCAGTCACTTTCTTCCCAGACTGGGCAACTGCTTTCTCATCATATTTTTCGCCCTCCACATTGCTCAAACCCATCCTACTTACAGATGACTCATTTTTGGACGTTGGAATTGTAAGTTTCTCTGAGGActtacgaactaaggaaccaggttcctcttctacctcatcatcaatatcgATAACTGGTGCGGGAGGCACTACCTTCTCATTTACAATCTTCCCATCCTTCACCAATctccttttcttctatttttctttgcttttcctaAAAATTGACTCAAAAGCTTCCTTCTTCTTCAACCTAGTGATAGGTCTCTtagaagttgaatcttgaggaGTTGCCTGTCTACTCCTAGCTCTGATGAAGCTCGCAAGAGCCACATTGTCATAGTCATATTCTCTATCCTTATTCTCCTCCTCAGATATAGATCTCATTTCAGGAACAACAATGGACAATGGCTCATCATAGAAATAAGGAGAGGGAGCGGGATCAATACTGACCTGGGTTCTTGTGGAGAACCAGGGATTTTATCCCAAGTAGAAGTAGAGGGATCCTCTTGGGTGGAGGGATCAAGTCCCTCAGTTGGTTTCCCAGTAGTACTGTCAGGTGCCAAAGTTTTGACAAGCACCAGTTCCCTACTTTCTACCTGTATACCATTTTCTTCCCCCTGAGACTCATTGACTTCACACACACCCTGATAATCCCCTATAAAACTTCCCTCAACAGCTATTGACATCATATTTTCTATAACCTCCTGTTCTTATAATTCCAAGGTAAACTCAGAAGATATAGGAAGAGTATTACCTGTAGAATCGGCAACATGCAGATCAAGGCCTGGGGTAGTTTTTGCCGATTCATCACTGTTACAACCCACTCCTTGTATCTCAGAACTTTCTTCCACTGATCGACCAGAAATTTCTTGATTGTCTTTTTCCACCACTGTATTTGCTTCTACCATTTTATTCGATGAGACAGAAGGAGAGGTTGTTGCCATAAATTTCTTGGGAGTCGAGGTTTTGCGACACCTATGAGAGCCAGTACTTGACTGAGTTGGAGAGGAACCAGTAGGTGGTTGTGACTTTAGCTTAGGGTTTGGACTAGATGGTGTAGGGATTGTAGGCTCTAGCACTGGGGTTTCAATGGGTGAAGACACAGTGGGGACAATACTTGGAACAGTCTGAGTTTCCAGATTTtcagacatggtggaggatagtGAGTGTTTGATGGAAGAAGAGAgtgtttggtttgaagaaaagagagaattttTGGCTTTGATGTGAACAATTATGATAGTGACCGGGAGAAAGGTTATTTAAGAGAGGTGAGGGACTGGTTAGGAACAAGGTATCAAGTTGGGTAGACGGGTCATTTTATAACGGGTAGGATACTTGAGTTCCCAAAAAATAAGAGAAAGGAAAGATTGACATTTTAATGACGTGGCACCATTTCAACTGTTAAAAAGATGTGGATGGGAGTACATAGAAACTACTAAACTGTGACAAAGGAACCAAGTTCCCTGACAGATTTTGTAAATGTGGACTTCATCCTTTTGACTGAAATGCGATATCACTGGCTACTTGTTTGCTTTGTAATCGTCATGCGTGTCTACCTGCAACGGTATAGAGATGAGTTAGACTttgccagaaaacactttttagCCATTTTACCTGCACATTTCCTTCATAACCAATCATTAAGGGACCAGGTCCTCAGCTTGATTTTATCAACCTTAGTGCTATgcgattcttttcaaaatactctctactcagtgctttggtgaagatatctgcaatttgatcttctgtgctgCAAAACGTCATACAAATGAGCCCTTTTCTCAATATTATCTCTGAGGAAGTAATGTCGCACATCAATATGCTTTGTTCTCTTATGTTGAACGAGATTTTTTTCCATGTTGAGAGCACTAGTGTTGTCACATAGTAAGGGCACATAATCAAAAAATACACCAAAATCTTCTAGCTGTTGCTTGATTCACATcggttgagcacaacaagaggcagcttCCACATACTCAGCTTCAACAGTTGAAAGGGCCACTGAGTTTTGTTTTCTTGTGCCCCATGAGATTAACACGAACCCAGAAAATGTGCAATACCAgaagtgcttttcctatccaccaGATAACCAACATAGTCAGCATCAGCACACCCTATTAAGTCAAAGTTATCTCCTGAGGGATAATAGAGAACCAGGTCTTGCGTTCCTTTGAGATACCTCAGAATTCTCTTTGCAGCCTTTAgatgagactcctttggattggATTGAAGCCTGGCACAGAGTCCCACACTGAAAATAATGTCTGGTCTACTTGCTGTAAGATATAGAAGTGGCCCAATAATGCTTCTATACATAGTCTCGTTTACAGGAGAACCAGGGTTATCCATATCCAGGCGAGTGGGAATGACAATAGGTGTATCAATGATCTTTGAACTCTCCATATCAAATCTCTTCAGAAGCTCTTTGATGTACTTTTACTGATTTATCATTGTGCCCCTAGGAGTTTGCTTGACTTATagacccaagaagaaattcaattcctacatcatgctcatttcaaactcatttCCCATGAGTCTTGCAAATTCCTCACACAAAGTGTCATTTGTTGCTCCGAAGataatgtcatcaacatagacttgcACTATGAGCAGGTTCCTCCCCCATTTCTTCAAAAATAGAGTGTTGTCACTTTtccctcttgtaaagccattttgTAGAAGAAACttggacaacctttcataccatgcaCGAGGAGCCTGCTTAAGTCCATATAATGCCTTGTCAAGTTTAAACACGTGCTCAGGATGCTCATGACACTCGAAAACAGGCGGTTGTTTGACGAAAACTTCTTCTTTCAGAaagccattcagaaatgcacttttgataTCCATTTGaaacaatttgaattccatatgagatgcaaagacaATAAGGATTCTGATGGCCTCCATTCGAGTAATtggagcaaaagtttcatcatagtcaattccTTCTTCATCTGATTTAGCCATTAGAACAAATATGGAATCATATTCAGCTACTTCACTTTCTACTGCCATCATGGAGTTGTCACCTTGATCATCATCATCTCCAGATtcactggaggagtctccccatgcagcaagagcttatTTCATAACATTATCAGCGACATCTTTTCTCTTGAACTTTTTgtcaggaacctggttccttttGCCTCATTTGTCTGTGTTGTGCTTGTACTGGTCTTGCTTAAGGAGAGGGCAGTTCTTGATGAAGTGTCCGGACTTCCCGCATTTATGAAATAGGTCATACCCTCTTCGCTTGCTTGAACTGCCCCTCTTTGGGATACCTCTATTTATgcgaaccattttctgaaatctcTTTGTGAGATATGCCATATCAGCATCCTCACCTCCTAAGTCATTATTGTCTATCTTGAGAACCAGGCTCTTCTCTCTTTTGGGCTCTGTtctctcattttctttcttcttcttcatttcataagtttttagattaccaatgagttcatcaatggtcaTCTTCTGCAAATCCTTTGCCTCTGTGATGGCGTTTACCGTGCTTTCCCAGGAACCAGGTAATACACTAAGTATTTTTCTAACAAGTTTGTTCCTGAGAATGATTTCTCCCAATGAGTGAAGCTCATTAATGATAGAGGTGAAGCGAGTGTGCATGTCTTGAATGGACTCGTCGTCCTTCATTCTGAAGAGCTCATACTTAGTTGTCCCTTCGTGTGCTGTTTGAAGGGCTTCCCAGATCTCCTTAGCATTCTGACAAGCTGAGATGCGTTTGTATTCATCTGGTCCGATGCCACAAACAAGAATCTTTTTGTCCTGAAattcttctcaatagcctttttGTCAGCATTGTTGTgctcttttctcatttttgggaCTGTAGTTATTCCCTTACCAACAGTTTTCATGGGAACAAGAGGTCCGTCACAGATTACACCCCACAACTCTGAGTCCTCAGCCATGATGAAATCATACATTCTTGTTTTCCACCAACCATAGTATTGGCCGTTGAATCTAGGTGGTTTGTACGTTGATTATCCTTCctcgaagtttggtggagcagccatgataAAGAttctttctaggtgttaaccttttagaaagaacctgctctgataccaattgataaagACTAAGGGTCCACTAAACTAtgtagagaaccaggttctctataagttcccacagaacacacgCACACTGCAGTAAGTAAGTGACGCAATGGAAATTTACGTAGAAAAttcccagctcacgggattaaaaaccacgacctacccttgtaggatttcaactttactactgagcaaacttcagattacaaactattgtaacctaggaattaatctcttaatccctcactaacttgtaacaactctattacaagcccctttgtaataactctattacaaagcttacaactcgattaactctagccaagacataaacacaaggtttatgattttacaaagatttcctacacaatgcttctaactaagctaagtaggaattacaagtaaagtgCTTTAACAAAGGTGCAACATAGCTAAGGACATGTAATGACTCAATACATGAAACTGGTTCttcgttatgttgttctttgttcttgatgcccttgAGAATCACTTGCAAGATTGACATAGACTTAAGAGAATGCTTAATCGATTCTTGAATATGCAAAGTGATTTGTTTTACATTTGCTTGATGTTAACAAATTatttgtgacatcacttgaatgatgcaagcaagttaggtaaagggcattccccataaagttgactgctgcactgtttTTGCACTGTTGCATGTGTAGGCAACAACTTTACAGCTGTGAGGAGTTGACTTGTATAGTCACCAAGGGAACTGGTGGCCATCTGTTCCCTTTGTTGTTCCTTTGACTTTGAAGAGTTGAACCACGTCCCCGAACTGAGACTTGTTGTTCTTTAAGTATTTGAGAATGTATAATAGGTTCCTTATCTTGTTCttatcattaagtttgttagatcaccAAAGCATAATAGGGATACGTATAACCTATCACTGATGGAATTAATTTTGATTAACAAAACGAAAACAAAGTCATCTGGAGTGGTACGCCAAGTTTTCAGACCGACAAGGAAGACCGAAATATGCAACAAAGTTTAGATAATTATACCTAGGGATGGCAATAGGGCGGGGCGGGTGCGGTGCAGGGCGGGTTTCAGCATTCGCGGTGCGGGGCGGGTTACAGTGTTTGCGGGGGaggggcggggcggggcgggttctaattttttaaaaagattttaacACGGGGCGGGGCGGGTCACGGGtcaagattttaatttttttgaactAAAAACCTAAAAGGCTAAAACACTACCAGCCACACTAATTTCTCAGATATATGATCGCTTAACTTTCTTACCTTCAGTTATCAAAAATCTTTATGTCATGTTTGTGCCTGAAATATTTATTCTTCAAGATGTGACAGTCAATAAATCATAGTATGTAGTAATTCTTAACTAGCAAGAGATAGCCACGAGCAGAGAGTAAAAAGATTTAAACTAACACTACTGTTTTAAGAGAAACTAAAGATTATGAGTCGCATTTTGAGGTTTTATTTACTTTTGTtatcgaaaaataaaataaactataaAGTTGTAAGAGTATTAGGAATTAAATATGAAGAATATGGAAATTTTTCTAGTACTGAAATATGTCTAAAAATTTCATTTAAGAGATAGTGGACAATCTTTAACTGTTTGCTTTCTAAAAGCAGGTGGAGAAAGATGGAGAAGAGATCAAGAAggaagaatttttattaaaacaatttGCGGGGCGGGTGAACGTGGGTGGAGTGTGGGGCGGG
Proteins encoded in this window:
- the LOC142172101 gene encoding secreted RxLR effector protein 161-like encodes the protein MESSKIIDTPIVIPTRLDMDNPGSPVNETMYRSIIGPLLYLTASRPDIIFSVGLCARLQSNPKESHLKAAKRILRYLKGTQDLVLYYPSGDNFDLIGCADADYVGYLVDRKSTSGIAHFLGSC